The DNA segment TAATTCCACACCGTAGTTtgttagtaaaaaattaatataacagtTTACTTGCATTAAAACACGCGTTCGTTTTACACGATTTCAGTGCTGGCGAGAGCGTTAACTCGACTTTGGAGAATTTTGAGGAGATAATCCAAGCGAAGCTAAACGGCTATGCCTTGCCAACTGAATTAACAAACTGTTTTGTTTTGCCATTTGTACCTTAGATAAAAGAAAGCATTATTCCTAGACTTAAGCGCATTATTAGACACcctttaaaataagtatttatatttcatatttaggACATAAGTATATAACCAGGCTTTGTAAAAATGTGATTAAGTTTAGATAccagaaataatatatttaattgaaatattattttgcttataaaatagcCATGATGGTCGCCAAAGCACCAAATTGTGCTTATACAGAGTGTTGTTTCACTGAAATGGCATGAAACAACTTAAATTCGGCAGCCACCAGTCGTTGTTTTTAGTCTTAGCCGGATAAAGTTTTAGCTTGTTCTAGCTACGCAGACTTTtccgtttaattttttaacaccaATATTATTTCAAAGTGGTTGCTTACTGACGGGTTAGGCAAAGCAAAATTATGAGAAATAAGAACTGATCTGTTCGGTTCTTGACACCTTTCATAAGACTAACTAACTAACCTTTTGCCACATTTACCTATAATTATTCCAACTTTATTGAATGTAACACTGAATTTCAAGAGTTACAAACATTTCATTCCTTTCAATCAATAATCATCAATCAATCTATAAAATGTCATAGAGTAGCCAGTTCCAGATGTGGCAACCCTCATCACCCTTTTCATAAGTGGTTTTGGATCGGTGGTGATTGCCCTTTAAGCTATAATACAGATACAAACTTGATTTAGTATGAATGGCATCTACGATTGGAAAGCTCTTTAATGACACTCTAAATCTTCTTTGCGGTGTTCGAATATTCATTCTTCCTAAGTAGTAGTACTTCCTAAGCCACTTGTCTCAGGACAGCTAGGGTTACTAAACGTTAAGAAGGTGTTGTAATACAGAGGCACGCATTTCACGCGTTTTTTGATCCTTTATCTTTTGTTATATAATACGAATTTCATTATCTTttggaagaaagaaaaaagatttTCGTAAAAAGGGGGTTCCTATAAAGATCGAGTCTTTTAactttatcgatttttttaatattacaaattagatatttaaaagttttgttaGTTACTATGTACGAAGGAGAGATTTTTAAAGAGTATATGTACACTTTTAATTTCAAGTAAACTGTTAAATGTTAATAACTTGAGCCATGGTAACTTACGCTTGGAAACAGTTTAAGAAAACCGCGACACTAAAACgactataattaaaaatgataaaaaacaacgatctttcaaatttttagatTAGAATATTCTCATAATATGGTGCAAAGCAGTTACCTAAGAATATGTTGGAGAAATAAATTGAACCAGGCTATCAGTctaaaatcatatttaaatgAGCCGAACCCCTTTGGTAAAATCGAAATACCTCTTTTAAAGGAATATCTGTTCTGAAGCTACTAAGGGTTGCTTGCagcatcaaataaaattatgagaAAGGGAGTGAGTGGTTTCCATTGTGTAATGGTAAAAGTCAATGCACAGTTTTTGATCAGTAAAGTTTTGGGTATAAAAGGATCTCAGCGgattccaagttcaaaatggaGGATGCTGTATAAAAAGAATATGTTAACATAACATCTTATGTTTTTCAGTTACTCCTTTAAAATAGTTTCGATATGCTAAAATTCGTGGCAAAAAGTGCAGAAATTATTTGTTAACCCTTTTTAAATGCTCTGGTTATATACGATCACatttcatatatgtaaacatttatagacattaacacaaaaatattgaaaatgaaaatcttAATCAAATAATCGTATTGTAGTTTATGTTCATCCGTgattttaatgtatgtatgtatgtgaaaattttttcgtaccttgttttcaataaaagtcCAAAACGCTAATGTGTCTTCTTTTATTTGTAATTCGAAGATAACTTATGTAAGTAATTATTACAACCATTTCGCCATAGCGTGCCGTATTAACTATAAATAAAGCCAGTAAAAGCAAGAAAAGCAGaattaaaatatgtaagttTAACGCTGTTTCCTAAATGAAGGGTAggttcaaaaaatgaaaaactagaTGCGATAAAATTAtcgaaaagtatttgttattCAGTATTAGATATGTTGAAAGGTTCTGTAGAAGAGAACAACGACTAGAGTAGTTCTCCCCgaggatttaaatttttacaaaaaatatatgtacacgtATATacagaacatacatatgtgcatatatggaATAAAATCATATGTACCTATGAGGAtatattagttaaaaattagTAAGTAATTGGCATGCTCGTCGATCTTAAATTCTGGTTGTAATTAAGAACTCTTTAGGTTTGCTTTTCGACATAatgtttttgcaataaattcaaaaaaatatataaacaaatctcTAAAATTGACTACCGTACACCTATGTATAGAGttctgaaatttcgaaaaagttaatttaaattaattaatctattttttttgcatatttcctTAGCCTACGTCTTTAAAAATAccatactaaatttttaaatgaaattttcaaatattctttgAGTTATAGGCTTCTAAAGTGAAAGTGGGTTCAATCAGCTCTATCAGTTTATCTCTACCAAccagctttaaaattttttctgcatGTTTTTTATATAGTTAGTTCTCCGAAACAGgccaaaaattacaaacatttgGTGAAATTCctctatttttttaaacgaaaccattttgtaaaattttaattttttccgctCGATCAAAATTCtgggtaaaattaatttttgttagatACCAACTTTGTATAAATGACAATTTGtcaattttggattttttttcgacGGTAGGTCATTGCACGGACAATATCTTCTAGAGAGAAGTTTTTTAGGTTTCATCCACGGAGAAAGCCGGAATCAATGCAGCAGTAAAGGACCTGGAGATTGGAATAATTGAtgtatcactttttttttattcccaGAAATAGAAGTTTTTTTCGTTATCCACTAGATGTTCCCAAGATTTTATTCtcttcataaatttaaaattttctacgtATCTAAATACATACTActtaaaatatcaattgtaaaatgtaaaaatcttATGCATGCTGTTTTCACATTGCCTCCGTAACTGTTTTGCCATAATTCTAGTGCCCATAAACCATTCACATTCTCTGCTATAACTCAAATACAAGCTATCAAAGATCGCCAAAGCTTATGCTTGTAAATATGGTGACCCATTATTATAGCAGTCAAAACACCGTTTAGCATGTGTACAACAACAAGATTTACAACAAGCAAGCGGTAATCACTACTTGTTGCCGTGTGATGATTTCATATACACTATTTCaatcatattaaaatatttaaagaatttcatttaccttttgaattcaaaattgaaattcattCCCCGAAGCACAATTATGCAATATTGACCGCTTCATAATAATAACACTTTCCCACGAACGAAATTACTCGTACAAAGTGCTCCTCTTGCTGCccgaagcaacaacaatttgtttAATTCGCTTACAGAAGTTTGCAAAACACTGAATGTTCAAATATTTGGCATATTTTAGACTAAAATCATTTAgctattgtttatatttaatataatcactagtttatttaatttttctttaataaattcacaATTTGCACAAAATTTCTCATAAGCGAATCGGAAGCAAATGCGCGACGTTTGAAATGGCGGCGGAAATTGGAGAATGCAATGGAAAGAATGGAGTTGCCAGTACACcagaaagagaaaaagaaaataaaactaacATTTGGTACACACTATGCGATTTAAATatcataatatttataattatttaacataaaatcAGCCGgagattataatttattataacttgaagcattatttgggaaaaaatataaCGAACTATAAAATTCATATCTCAGTGAATGTTTTATTGGTATTACTGCAAATTTAAACCTGATtattaaatagttgtaatcacGTATTCTTATATATAATAAGAATATATATCTAActacaatatttaaaagaaaactaaatattGGTAGTGGTAGCTGCATACAGacaattttttgccattttctttGAGCCTGTTCGccttattatttaattaactgTGAACGGATGTGGCATCACTTTTTTAATGCGCTTTCCTGTCTTTGCCATCTTCCTATCATCTGTTATTCTCAGTCACAGATTgcgaatattttattattagtgaTGTTCAAAGCGCAAattgaataatatatttataatgttcAGTGTTTTATTAAAGTAATTATCCGAAAGTGTATATTCATAATGTTCAGTGTTTTATTAAAGTAATTACCCGAAAGTAGCTACTGCGGAGAATGTGAGTGCTCTGTGCAAGCAAGGAAGGAAATTCACTGAAATTAATTTCCTTCTTTTTGAattcatttttgttggtgtggtgaaataaatattgttactTCATGATGCAGGTTTCAGCATAATCTTGAAAAAACGGTGAGTTTTCTTAAAACCAACTGTAAAATTCCATAAAAGAAATTGAGAAATTGAAATTCCAATTGAGACAAGGTATAGCGATCAGCTGTCAACAGCGCTATTCTGCTCGCTTTTCACTAACATTTTGAAGTTGATGAAACTTTTGGTTGCTTggaattaaatgattttaacagagttgtattattgtttatatgccttcacatttataaataaatttaaggcTTTCGAATTATTCATCCAGCTCTGTTAATAACGATAACAacgaaaaattgaaaagaaattgtCGTGATGTTATCGGAGAAATAGAATAGCATCTCAACATATCGTTTGGATCGACTCTTGGTTTACGTTTTTGAATGAATGCTACCAACGCTAGACTCATGACCAAAAACCGGatgtttttgcaaaaacgacgtcaAAAAGAATTGCCTTATAACTAAGCTGAAAatcctacattcatcaaacgcatcataTTTATATGGTAAATACGACGTCGAAACTCTATAACAACCTAGGGATTGGCGTTGAGCCGAAACGAGAAAAACCAGAATTTGCTGAACGTACTGAAGGTTTTTCCAGCCCAGGCTTATAACAAATGTATGGAAAATTAGATCAAGCGTTTACCTATTGAAAATATTGTCTGTTTTTTGGTCAATCTAGGTCAGATTTGATCAAATGGTAAACTTCATGTGTGCCTTATTTTATGCCTTACTTTTCtcacaaataacaaaaacaagtcaacttcgattgcaccgaagctagaatacgagtactcttcacaaataaagaacTTTCCACAcaataacttcattttgatcgttcagtttgtatgacagctatatgttatagtgatctgatctgaaaAACTTCTTCAGATATTTTAACATTGCCTTAAGTTAGAATCCATCCTAAGTTTCGTCATAAATataacaaagttttccatacaaggatttaaCTCCGAACGTTCGGTTTgtatccgatatcggcggttcctacaaatgagcagctgcttGGAAAGAGAAAGAACTCAAAAGCTGAGGGACTACGCGTatagacggatggacagacggatatggctaaatcgactctacTATTgcatagtcgaaaaagtcttttcgtattctaacttcaacttatttttttatatttatactaataaacaaatatgtaccattttggtcgaccactttttgccatttttccgctagggacattattccatcagtgtaaatcgaaatttcgaaatttccagaacggaagcgagcgaaccatagTTGTGCTACACAAACTGATACAGCTTcttctccgtaaacttcacaaatttcaatgGTGTCTTGCgtgacattcttcccttttttatacaaaactttgaaaataaagcgaatttcttcattattttcattcatctttgaacagctgtaacttttttttaactttcccgaatttaatttttttggtttagataAAGCCTAAAATCTCAGCTTTCCAACATTATATGGTATgccacaatgtgattggtagcactggagatatacgactgcaacgacatctgttgacaaaatacgaaacgactttttcgactacccatatataaatatttacttttgggTGTTAGaaatttcgtggcaaatttaatattccCCCTTCGgggtataaaattgtatatagattaatgtataaatgtatattccagcctttttgttttcaaaaatatttattaatatataaagacatagtaaaataaacatttgtacAACAACGGACAATTTGAAGCGAAGTGCTATCATTcaactaatttatatatgtatattatatacaaaattccAGTATATCAACCAGAATTCGAACGTTCAGTATTACTACCCGATGTAGTCTGGACGGTATTTACGTGTTTCGAACGCGACGCTTTCAATTTCAAGAACTTCATGCCCATCATATAGATTTTTTCGTTAGCATCCTGCAGAGCAGAGGTCAACTCTGAATTGCGTGCGACTGTGTCCTCCTAATAAGAAGATCGAATGATTTTGTAATATATATCGAAATATcacaagaaaatatatgtatgtatatatatagagaaAGTATATCATACCAGTAGTCGTGTGCGATCGCCAAGCAGTGTTTTGATTTCATGCATTTCACGCATCATAGCATTTCGTTCCATCATTTGATAGTCACGTTGCATGCGACATTCCTCTTGCAACTCATAATTCTGGTTTTTCAATTCGTACATTTCGCCCAACAGCTCATTCTGTTTGAGTATAATGGTGCGTACAAGATTTTCCAAGTTTTCTACAGAGATTTGTGCTTCACTGAGATGCTTTTTGAGTACCCAAATTTCCGCCTTGGCCGCTGCTAATTCGGTAGCAGACACTTCTTCGTTCAATTTGGTGACTTCactgaattttgaataaataagaGTTTGTTGGTGAGAGTGAAGGCATTAGCGCATAAATTATCAGCTACTTACTCTCGCTTGGACTCCTCCTTCGTTAGTGCGAGTGGATTTTGGGTAAACACCGAGAGGTCACTGCCGTCCGTGCTGTGACCTATGAACTTGCGATTTTTCGATGTCACAAAATATTGGCACAAGCATGACATATTGCTATGCAATtcctttattattttgttgttaatgATTAATGGTTTtattaatacaatataaattGAGGTTTTCGAAGCTATTTGAAGCGTGtctgaattgaattttttcaaatttcggtTGAACTTACgatattgtgtgaaaaataacACTCGGGTAACCatcagtttttaattattttcttagtTCTTAAAAGggaagaaaaattgtaaattacaaaatgtttctgctgcttttcattttctttaaaaatatgctCACTTGAGATGATTTAAAGTTGGAAGCAACAATTACAACATGGAAACAAGTCCTGCTAGGTCACTCTCCTCAAATGaaagtgaatttaaaataaCTAGCTCACAGTTTGGATACCTTTCTTTACTTCAAAGTAGGGTTTATGGCTAAGATGGTAAGCTCGCTCTAAATCCACAACTTAAGCCctcttttacattatttaataaCATTACATATTAACTGACCTTCAGCTTCAAACAGGAAAGTAGTCACTAAATGTCAGAATACCTTTCGATATGGTAAGATCCAGATTCCCTAGGTATGGTAAAATCCAGGATGACGTAAAGTTGAGAGCTTCGAAGAGGTTATATTCTGTATAATGTTGTGAAATTTGGAAGAAGGGAGACTTCTTAAACTTACGTAGTTATTCATTTATAGCAAGacttattattattcatatataGAGAGACTTAGCTTTACTATTTTGGTGACCGGTTTCTAGATGAACGATGTCAGAAATTATAATGTATGATCAAAGTTATTTCGCGTATtgtaatacaaatacatattacCGCCTTTCTTATATTCTTATGAGTCAATACAATCCAAATTTCCATATACTTGTTAGCCCCGACTGGGATAAACATtccttcaaaaaagtttttttcgtcttcggctcatttttggagcacCACTCGCTGGACTGTTGAATAGTTTCGCAGCCATCTTCATAAACCCACGTAAGCAATGATGCTCAGTTACGTTGTCAAGAGTACCATTTATGGggtcgtttttgcaaaaaattcagGTTTTTTGGCATGTGTCTAGCATTGACACCtgttcatactcaaaatattaactaaaatgtGTTGAGGAGGTCCATAAGAC comes from the Bactrocera neohumeralis isolate Rockhampton chromosome 2, APGP_CSIRO_Bneo_wtdbg2-racon-allhic-juicebox.fasta_v2, whole genome shotgun sequence genome and includes:
- the LOC126765928 gene encoding uncharacterized protein LOC126765928; protein product: MSCLCQYFVTSKNRKFIGHSTDGSDLSVFTQNPLALTKEESKRDEVTKLNEEVSATELAAAKAEIWVLKKHLSEAQISVENLENLVRTIILKQNELLGEMYELKNQNYELQEECRMQRDYQMMERNAMMREMHEIKTLLGDRTRLLEDTVARNSELTSALQDANEKIYMMGMKFLKLKASRSKHVNTVQTTSGSNTERSNSG